Below is a window of Hydrogenimonas sp. SS33 DNA.
CACCGCCGAACGCACGACGGAGGGCGGGGTGTTCTGGTTGCCGAAGAGCTGCGGCGACGTGCCGGTAAAATCGAAGAGCGCCTCTCCGTTGTCGTCCACGCTGATCGCCAGCCGAATCTCCGCCCCGCCGTCGAGCCGGTCGGCAAAGGCGTAGCGCCCCGCCCGCCGGGCCAGCCACCGGCGCATCGCATTTTCGCTGACGGCCAGGATCTCGGCCATGTAGCTTCGCACACTCTCTTCGCCGCTTTGCCCCATCAGCGCCAGTACACCCTCCAGGCCCGCCCTGTTGGCGGCCAGCTGCGCCCGCAGGTCGCTGAGGTTGTCGGCGATGTTTCTGGCCCCCGCCTTTTGTAAAAGGGCGACGACCTTCTCTTCCGCCATTCGCCCCTCTTGCACCAGCGCAAAGGCTTCGATGAGCGCCCCCTCTTCGCCGATAGTCGCGGAAAAGGGGGGCATGGAGCCCGGCACCTTGCCGCCGATGTCGGCGTGATGGCCCCGGCTGGCGACCCAGAAAAGCACTTCGCCCTCCCTGACGAAGGGGGTGGCGACGGTGATGTCGGGCAGGTGGGAGCCCCCTTCGTGCGGGGCGTTGGTGATGAAACTCACCCCCTCTTCGAAAGTGCCGAACTTTTCGATGAGCGCGCGCACGACGCTGCTCATGGAGCCCAGATGCACGGGAATGTGCGGCGCGTTGCTCACAAGCCGCCCATCAGCGTCGAAAATGGCGCAGGAGAAATCGAGGCGCTCCTTGATGTTGGTCGACACCGCGCTTTTTTGCAGCATCTGCCCCATCCTCTCGGCGATGAAATGGAAGCGGTTTTGCATCAGCGCCAGCCGGACGCCGTCGATACCGCTCTCCGGCTCTTTCGCCCGGGGCACATCGATGTAGAGGTCGCCGAAACCGTCCACCCGCGCCCGGCAGCCGGGCTCCAGAACGATGGTGGAGGTCTCCTGCATCACAAGTGCCGGCCCGGCGATTTCGGCGCCGCTGCCCAGTGCCGCCATTTCGTAGACCGGCGCGTCGTGCCACTCTCCCGCGAGGTAGAGGCGCTGGAAATGGATGGGGGAAGGTTTGCCCGCTTGGGGGGCGATGGTAGGGCGCGCCCATCCGTCGGTCTCGTAGGTCGCCACCAGGCGCACCGACTCGGCGATGAGCCCGCGCTCGGGCATCAAAAACCCGAACTGCCGCCGGTAGGCTTCTTCGAAAGCCGCTTTCGCCTTTTTGTATGGGACTTCGATACGGTTTTCGGCCCCCTCGTAGCGCACCGTCACCAGATAATCAAGCAAGGCCCCAGCCAGCGGCTCCTCCTCTTCAAGCCTTTCGCGCAGCGGTTCGTAGGCGGCGATGCCAAGCTTCTTTAACGGCAGTTCCACCAGCATAGAGGCGTCCCGCCGCCGTTTGGCCAGCGCCATGCCGTAGGCCGACAAAATCCCCGCGTAACGGTGGATGACGACCGTTCTTATGCCCAGCTTCTTCGCCACCGCCACCGCATGCTGCCCGCCGGCGCCGCCGAAGGCGCAGAGGCGGTGCGACGCCGCGTCGAACCCCCGCTTTTCGGTAATCTCGCGAATGGCGGCGGCCATCTGTTCGTTGGCCACTTCCAGGAATCCCTCGGCGACCGCTTCGATACTTTGGTTGAGGCGTTTCGCGATGGGTTCGAAACCCTCCCGTGCCGCCGCCACGTCAAGCGGCGCATCGCCGCCGGGGCCGAAAATGGCGGGAAAGAGGCGCGCATCGAGGCGCCCGGTGACGAGATTGGCGTCGGTAATGCTCAAAAAACCCCGCCGGCCGTAACAGAGCGGCCCCGGGTCCGCCCCGCTGCTTTCGGGCCCTACGACAAAAAGGCCGTCACGCAGGAAAAGACGGCTCCCGCCGCCGCTGGCCACCGTATGCAGATCCACCTGGGGAGCGCGGACTCTCATCCCCTCCACGGCGCTTTCGTGCCGCAGGGCGACCTGCCCGTCGTAGCGGCAGACATCGGTACTGGTTCCTCCCATGTCAAAACCGATGAGCGGCGTGCCCTCATAAATCGACGCCAGGGCCGTCACACCCCCCGCCGGGCCGCTGAGCAGCGCCCTGGAACCGCGAAAGGCCGCCATGGCGCACAGGTCGCCGCTGCTTTGCATCATCAAGGTTTTGGCGGCGATGTTACCGTCGAAAGCCGCGCGAAACGTGTCGAGGTAGTGTTGGAGTTTCGGCGTCAGGTAGGCGTCGCACAGCGTCGTCTGCGCCCTGGCCAGGTAACCCGGCATCGGGTCCACTCCGTGGCTGCAGGTCGTTCGCATGCCCCTTCGTTCCGCTTCCTCTGCCACGGCCTTTTCATGCGTGTCAAAGGCGTAAGCGTGCTTGAGGCAGATGGCGATGTTTTTCGTTTTGGCGTTTTTCAGGCGCGCCTGCAGTGCGGGCAGGTCGACTGCCTTTTCAACCTCCGCCCGCCCCCGGCGCCAAAGCACCCGTTCGGGCACTTCCACGATCTCTTCATAGAGCGGTTCGGGCTTTTCAATCTCCAGGGCGAAGAGGTCGGGGCGGCTCTGGTCACCGATGCGAAGCAGGTCTTTAAACCCCTCCGTCACCACCAGCGTCACCGGCTCGCCCTTGCGCTCCAGCAGCGCATTGGTGGCGATGGTGGTCCCCATACGGACCCAGCCGATCTTCTCGACCGGTATCTTTCGCACCTCCACGCCCAGTTCGCGAAAAACTTCGCCGATGGCGTGGCTGCACGCTTCCGGGTAGAACGGGCTTTGGCTGAGCACTTTTTTGACGATGAACCGCTCCCCCACCCGGGCGATGAGGTCGGTGAAGGTGCCGCCCCGGTCGATGGCGAATTGGATAGTTTCACCGCTCATTGCAAAAGCGAAACAGCTCCGTCATTTCAATCCCCTGATCTGGTAGGTGATATCGCCCGCGCCGAAAGCGACGATGAGTTCTTTATCGAAGGTTTTGAGCAGATTGCCCTCCTCGTCCAAAGCCTGGACACGGGGGCCTTCGCGATGGATGCGCGCGGCCATGGTCAGGTCGTAGCCGCCGAAAGCCCCCTGCAGGTCAATGGGCACTTCGACCTCTCCCGCCGCCCAGATGGGCAGGATGACCAGCTCGTCCACCCCGTCGAAGCAGTCGACGAAACCGGGCAGGTTGTCCATGGTACGGCTGTATTTGTGGGGCTGCCAAATGGCGCGGATCTTTCTGAACCCCCGCATATCGGCATAGGTACGCAGCGCCTTCATCGTCGCGGCGATCTCGGTGGGATGGTGGCCGTAATCGTCGAAAATGACCGTCTCGTCGTCGTTGTAGACAATATCAAAGCGCTTCTTGATTCCTTTGTAGTTCAGCAGATTGCGCCGGATCGTCTCCACATCCATGCCTTCGTGCAGCGCCGCCAGAATCACCAGCGACGCATCCAGGGCGATATGCTCCCCAAGGCCGTAGACGTCGAAGCTCCCGAACTCCTTGAAGCGGAAGCGGGTATGGGGCTCGTCGCCGATGAGAACGTATTCGATGTTTTGAATATCCCTGCTCGGGTAGAGCCGCACCGCCTCCAGGTCGAGCTTCGAGAGAAAGGGGTCTTCGGCGTTGACGACCCGCACCTCCGCCAGCTTTAGAAACTGCCGGTAGGCGCCGTAGAAACGCTCCAGGTCGTAGTCGTAATACTCCATGTGCTCGGGCTCGACATTGGTGACGATGGCCATATAGGGATGGCAGTTGAGAAAACTGGCGTCGCTCTCGTCCGCTTCGAAAACCACGTCATCGTTGGGCGCCGTGCGGACATTGGAATGGAACCGCTTGGAGATGGCGCCGATGACGGCGTTGGCATCTTCGAAAACCTCCGCCAGCATGGCGGAAGTGGTGCTTTTGCCGTGGGCCCCCGCCACGGCGTAGACCTTTTTCTCTTTTAAAATGAATTTCAGCGCCTCCTTGCGGGCATAGAGGGGAATGCCCAGTTCTTTGGCGCGTATGTATTCCGGATTGTTTTTGCGCACCGCCGCCGAGTGGATCACCATATCCGCCCCCTCCACCGCCTCGCCGTGGTGGGGAATGGTGATTTTCGCCCCAAATTTAAGCGCCAGTTCGTCGGTGATTTCGCTCTGGCGAATATCCGACCCGCTGATCGTATGCCCCTCTCCGGCCATGAATTTGGACAGCGCAGAAATGCCGATGCCGCCGATGCCGATGAAATGGATTTTCATAAGCCGATCCCAAGGGGTGAGAAGGTGGGAGAGTGAGAAGGTGGGAAGGTAAGAGAAAATAGAGGTCTCATGATTGGAAACTCTTTTTAAGGCTTTTGATCATTATGTGTATTCTATCGGTTTCGTCGGCCCATTGTCTCCCTCTTTCTCTTGGGATATAACCGATTTTCATGCCAATAAATATTTGGGTTTTCAATTCGGCTGCAGATGCCTGGGCCATATCCAAAAAACGCCAACTCTCTTTTTGGGAATCTCTTTCAACACCTTCGGCAATGTTACTGGCGATGGAGAGTCCTGACCGTGTGATTTGGTCTTTAAAACCAAAATCTTTACAATCTCGTAATCCAACGTAGATATCCGAACTCAATGCACATGCTTTTTTCCAGACATCCAAAGTTTCACATTTCATGAGGGCTTCTTTCTCACCTTCTAACTTTCTCACCAGCCGCAAAGCGGCGATCTCACCTTTTTAAAGATTCCAACTCTTTGAGAGCGCTTTCGAGGGCCTCTTTTTTCTCCTCCATGAACCCTTCGACGGAGGGTTTGAAGTTGGTCAGAAAAAAGCCGTAGGTTTCGCTGTCGTTGGGGTTTTGCGTATCGACCACCTCGTCGATGAAATCGTCCAGGGAGGTCTGCGATGCCGCGGCGGCGATGTGGGGCATCATGGCCCGGCTGATGGTTTCGTCGTTCGCGATGTGGTGCAGCACCAGAAAGATCTCCTTGGCCCCTTTGAAATCGTTCTCGCTCCAGCGTTCGATGCCGTGTTCGTAGATGCCCCGCAGGGTGTAGAGGTCCTGTTTGTCGGAGACGTCGAAAAAACGTTCCTGTGTCAGGTAGTCCGAGAGCCGGTCGAAGACCGTCTCCAGAATGGAGGTATAGAGTCTGTCCAGCCGCTCCGCGCCAAGGTCCAGGACAACGGCGGTATCGAGCACTTCATACATTCCGGCCACATCCTTGGCCTTGACGGCCGCCTCTTCCCTGTTGGCCAGGTCCATCATAAAAGAGGGGTCGTTCTTCAAATCTTCGAATTCGTTTTTCTGCATATTCGCCTCGCTTTAAAAAGTATGACATTTTACCACATACCCCCGCTTCTCCTTAGTTTGTTCAAATCAAAGTTTTGTTATTATTTATATATTCAATAACTTTCAATAAACGGCAGTAATTCATGATCTTTCTTTTAATGACCATCACTTTTCTATTGACGGCAGGATGTATCCTCCTTTTTCTTCGTTTTGCACAAAAATGGGGTTTTATTGATATCCCGAATGAACGAAGTATGCATACGAACCCGATTCCCCGGGGAGCCGGCCTCTGTTTCGGCGGTATCGCGCTGACGGTTTCCCTGATCAGCGTTTTCGCCGACCTGAATCACCTTCAGCGCTATGTTTTTGTCTATACCGCCGTGGCTGTTGTCTTTGCCGCGGGCTTCATAGACGACAGATATACGGTATCGCATAAACTGAAATTTCTTTTCATCATTGCCGCTGCGTCACTGGTCGCCTTTTACGGCATCGATATCGATTCCCTGGGTCACTTCCTCGGCTACGAGATCACCTTGCCCGCTATTGTCGCCATTCCTTTTACCATTTTCGCCATTACCGGTTTCACCAATGCATTGAATCTCACCGACGGGCTGGACGGTCTTGCGGGCATGATCTCCCTGGTCATGATGGGGGCGTTTCTCTGGATCGGCTACGTCAACCACGACGAATTGATGGTGATGCTCTCCTCCATCTTCATGGCCGCCACGGCCGCCTTCCTGCTTTTCAATTGGTATCCGGCCAAAGTCTTCATGGGTGACAGCGGCTCTCTGACCCTGGGATTCGTCATCGCCGTACTCGCCGTACGGGCCACCCATTTCATCGAACCGACCGCGGTCCTTTTCATCGTCGTACTGCCGGTTCTGGATACCTTCATCGTCATGACCCGGCGTATCCAGCGCGGCCTTTCACCCTTCGCCGCCGACAAAACCCATATGCACCACATCCTCTACAACCGCTACGAAGATGTAGCCTATACCACCATTCTGCTCGTCTATATCCAGATCGCCTTCACCATCATCGGCGTACAACTCAGACACTCCGACGGTTTTCTCTCTCTCATCCTCTTCGGCATTCTCTTTTTCATCATGCTCAACCTTTTCGACCAGCGCATCAAACGAAGACCGAAACAGAAAAAGAGAAGATTTCTCTGAGGTAGGTTTTGTTAAAGGCAAACCGCTCCGAAAGGAGCGGATAATCAGGCTTTGATAAAAGAGGGGGAATCGGTGTAGACGGTGGAGGGGTCGATGACGCCGTATCCGCCTGTGAGGACTTCCGGATTGGTAATGCCGTAGAGAGCGTAAATCGTCGCCGCGATACTGTATGCCGGAAACTGGAACGAATCGCGTGTGGGCCTGTTGTACAGCCGGGCTTTTGGAAGCCAGTTGTGCAACTCCGTCTCACCCACAATGCCGAGAGTATTCAGATATTTTTTTCCTCCAAACCAGTAGACCGCCTGGTTGTTCCCATGATCCCACCCTTTTGAACGGTTCAGATTGAGATTGCGGCCGAAATCTCCGTAGAGGACAATATTGATATTGTCCCGTCCCTCCGCTTTCGCATGCGCCATGGCGACTTCGATCGCTTCGAACATCTCTCTGGCGCGGCTTCTGTGCAGAGGAAGTGCATCGGAATGGTCATCCCATCCACTGTGCCCTCCGGAAATGGTCACCACTTTCGTATCGGGGTTGGTCGTCAAAATCCGCATCGCCGTTTCAAATTTTTTCCCGTCTATCGTTTTGGGATACTCTACCGGGATCTCTTTCGTTCTCGCCTCTTCGATAAAATCACTGATCTCATGGCGTTGTTTGAAAACCGTATTCAATGCATCGTAATGGTTGTGCCTAAGCATCAAAGCATCCAGGCGCTCACTGTAATGCACTTCGTTGAAAAGTTTGTTGGTGGAGTAGTCACCCAGATCTACCTGCCCCTGATCATCGACTTTGTATTTGTACGGGTTGTCAAAGTTCCTGTTAAAGGAAATGGGGCGCATAAAGGTCGGCAACGGCTCCTTTGTCGCGAAATCCTGGAGCAGTTTGTAGAATCCGCCGTCGATGCAGACATTCGGGAACAGGCTTTTTTCATTGACCGCCCCATGTTGCAGCAGCACATGCATGAGCGTCGTGACGATTCCCGACTCATACCCTTTGTCGTTCCCGTGGCAGTAACGTTTCTGATTGATGCCGTGGGCGACACTGGCATGGTCGCGGTAACAGGTTCTAAAAAGTGTCAGATCTCCGTTTTCAACCATTTTCTCCAGAATATCGCCGCCCGCTTCCTGCCAGAACCCGTTTTTCGTTACGGTAAAGTCATTTTCTCCGTAGGGAATCTGTGACAGGTCGTTTTCCCTGATTTCGGGAAGATGATTCAAATTGGAGACGGCATCGCTCATACCGCCGCCCAGGTAGACTACTATAGTCTGGGCATCGTTTTTTGCGAAAATTTCGGCATCGAAGGCTACATTTTCCAGAGGCAGGGCCGATGTGCCGTCATCGGGAATGATATCTGCCCGCAGCATGCCGGGCGCAACGGCCGCGGCAGCCGCGATTCCAATGGCACTTTTCAAAAATTCCCTTCGTTTCATGATGCATCTCCTCTCGTTACTTTCGTGTATGTATAAATCTCACTCTGGCGGGAAAAGTAGTCAAATGCCAACAACATGACGGCGAATTTGTCCCACTCGCTCATCTGCTCGGTATCGATTCCCGCCTCCTTCACGATCTCCGTCAATGTTTCGGTTTCATCCCCGGTCATTTTTCTACCCACGATATCTTCAAACATCTCGTTGAGATAACTTTTCAGGTCCTTTCCGGGATATCGCTTTTTCAAGTCCGCCGGATTCCAGCCGTCGCCTTTTCTGTTGAGGAAAACGTTGCTTCTGATGTATTGATGCAGGCGGATGACACTGTCTGTATCCGACACACCTTCGTCCAGCCGTCCCAGCTTGTAGGTAAAAGGGGCCTGACTGCTGGGAATCAGACAAGCTGTCAGCAGATTGCGGAATGTGGTGCCTGAGGGCTTCATATCCAACAGATGCGCCAGTCCGAAATAGAGCTCCTCTCCACTTTTGAGACGATCGGACTCCAGCAGAAATTTGTCGGAAAAGAGGATCTGTTCGAAAATATCCTGAAAGGTTTTCGGATTGGACGCCAAAATGGCAGCGGCGGCTTTTTTCTTCTCATCGCTGGAGAATGTCGGGAAAAAGAGCCCCACCAACCGGTCGACCACTGTCGGGACAAGACGCGGACTGCCTGCCACCATTTTGTAGAAATCCGTACCCGTCGTTATACCTTTGTTGAAAATCTCCACAGTTTCGCTGTTGATTTCCGCGGGATTGTTCGTATCATTGTAGAAGCGGAAGATATCTCCGTAATCTCCTTTCCCGTTCTCTTTCTCCCGCCGGACTTCCCATCTCCAGTTCCTGAGTGCTTTCGCCGCCAGAGGGACATGGGAGTCGTCATAGTCATAAAGCCAGATCTCCAGCATCTCCCTGCCGTTGTCCTCAGGGCTTCTGAAGCGTGCCCAGTTCTCTTTGGAAACCATGTGTTCATAGACGATCTGACGAATCGTCTTTTTGTCGGCCAGTGCCTTTTCAAGCCGTTCATAGTTGCTCGCAATCAGTTCCGGGAACTTGACGACACTGTCCACTTCGTAGGCGGGAGAGAACATGATCGTCTGATCGAGCACGTAGGCGATCCATTCGTTGAAATAGGATTCACTCAGCCTCGTATAGTAGAGCGTGGAAGCGATATGGGCGAAAATTCTCCAGCGTTTTTCAAACAGACTGTTTCCTGCTCGCGCATTGTAGGGGATTTCATATGTATCCTGATAGATCTTGTCGAGATCCGGCTGTGCTACCCCGGTCGCATGAAGTTTGTTGCGGAAATCGCTGATGAAGTGACCGCTTGCGATCTCTTTTTTGATGGTTGCTATGTCTCTTGCTTTGTAGAGAGTATTGTAGAGTTTTTTGGCGACATAGATGCGCTGCTCTTCGCTCAACCGGTTGAACGCATTGTCGTCGAGCTGAACAAATGCAAACCGATCGGATCCGCCGCTTTTTTTCGTCTCCTCGGAGGTGACGACCTTCTGAGGTGATTTTTCCGCCTCTTTCGCAAGGGTTTCGGCGACATGTTCTTTCGCCTCTTCCCGTGTCACGGGCCTGATCCCCTCGATTCCATACTCCTCTTTCAGGCTTTGCACAAGCGAAGCGATCTCGTCGTCGTTTTCGGGAATTTTCTCGATTCCTTTCGCTTTCAACGCATCCGCAACCCGGGCGTCGATGCGGATCTTTCCGCCGTCGGGATCACTGTCCAGCGACTGCAGCAGTGCCGCAACCGCAGGGTCCGTCTCCACAAAAACGACGCCGTTCTCCAGCTTGTCGGCAGGAATGGTGCGAAGGAGAATACCCCCCAGATAGAAACTGCATGCGGATCCTTTTTCAAAACGGAAGCTTCCGTCACTGTCCGTGACTCCGCTGTTGTTTCCGCACCGATAGGAGATGCCGGCCACCGCTTCATCTACATAATATCCCGTCCCGCTTGAGCGTGTCTGTTCGGTGGCACTGTTGCTGCCGTTGCTGCCGCCGCAGCCGGTCAGAAACAGCACCGCCAATGCGGGGATGACAACTGTCAGCCAAAATTTCTTCATCGTTTTCCTCCGTTTTTCAGCCTCTATGGGCAATTCCGTGAGTATTATAGTACACACGGTGCGCAGAAAGAGTGAATTTTCATTTTCGTTAATGAAAGATCACTCACATTCACATTGTCAACCGTTTTGTAAATCGGGAAGGATGTTCGGGAAAAGAGATGTTTCTCCGAAACACTCTTCATGGGCATGAAGAGGCAACCCGGCTGTCTTCTTCCGTCAAAGACCCGTGGCTTTCCGTCCCTGCTTCACAACAGGTTTGGCAATAGGCAGATTTACCTGCAAAAGAGCTTGCCGGACATAGATCCGACATTTCGTTCACATCAATTATATCGGTATATCTTCGATTTATTTCATTCCTGTCGTCTCTCTTTTTTTGAATGACTGTTAACACATTGCCGGGAATCCCGGAAACAGTACACCATTCCGATTTCATGAAACCTGATACGACTGCAACTCTACGATTCAATCCTTTTCGCCGTGAAATGCCGGCATCCTAATTTAAATCGGTTCGAAGTCGATATTTAATAAAATAATATTGATACAAACAAGGGGGGAACGGTTTTATGATGAAAGGCATCATTCTCGCAGGCGGGAGCGGAACGAGACTCTATCCCGCGACACAGGTGATCAGTAAGCAACTGCTTCCCGTATATGACAAGCCGATGATCTATTATCCACTCTCCGTTCTGATGCTTGCGGGCATCAGGGAGGTATTGATTATCTCCACCCCCGAGGACCTCCCCCGGTTCGAGCAGCTTCTGGGTGACGGAAGCCACCTGGGTATGAAGTTCGAATACGCCGTTCAGGAACACCCCAACGGGCTTGCCGAAGCTTTCATTATCGGCGAAAAGTTTATAGGTGACGATGGGGTCTCCCTGATACTCGGCGACAACATTTTTTACGGTCCGGGACTGACCCCTTTGGTCGAAGCGGCGGCACATAGAAAAGACGGTGCGACCATTTTCGGCTACCAGGTCAAGGACCCCGAACGCTACGGTGTCGTTGAATTCGACGAAAAGATGAATGTCATTTCCATCGAGGAGAAACCGGCAAAACCCAAAAGCAATTTCGCGGTCACAGGCCTCTATTTTTACGACAATGACGTCATAGACATCGCAAAAAACACCCAGCCCTCCGCACGCGGTGAACTGGAGATCACCTCCGTCAACAAGGAGTATCTGCGGCGCGGAAAACTTCGGGTAGAATTGCTGCGGCGCGGATATGCCTGGCTCGACACGGGTACCCATGAAAGTATGGCCGAAGCGGGCACTTTCATTCGTACCATCGAACACCGCCAGGGATACAAAGTCGCCTGTATCGAGGAGATCGCCCACTACAAGGGATGGATCTCCGACGAAGAGCTCATCGCTCTGGCGGAGCCCTATAAACAGACCGAATACGGCCGATACATGATTGAGATGGCGAAATCCCGATGAAACATCTTCTTGTCACCGGAGGAGCCGGCTTCATCGGCAGCAACTTCGTTCCCTATTTTCTGGAAAAACATCCCGACTACCACCTGGTCAATCTCGACCTGCTTACCTATGCCGGCAACCCCGACAACCTCAAAGAGGTGGAAGGTCATCCCCGTTACAGTTTCATCCGGGGGAATATCTGCAACCGGGAACTGGTCGAATATATATTCGATACCTTTGACATCGAAGGGGTCATCCACTTCGCCGCCGAAAGCCATGTGGACAACTCCATCGCCGATCCGGGCATCTTCATGGAGACCAACATCAACGGCACTTTCACCCTGCTTGACGTCGCCTACAGACACTGGATGGAAGCCCCTTTCAAATACAAAGAGAAATATCTGAAAAATTCAGAACACAGAGCCCTCCCCCGCTTCCACCACATCAGTACGGACGAAGTCTACGGCACCCTGGGCGAGACGGGACTGTTTACCGAAGAGACCCCCTACGTCCCCAACTCACCCTACTCCGCATCGAAAGCGGGCAGCGACATGGTCGTGCGAAGTTACCACCACACCTACGGCATGAACACGGTCATCACCAACTGCTCCAACAACTACGGCCCCAAACAGCACGACGAAAAGCTCATACCCACCATCATACGAAACGCCGTCCGGGGCAACCCCATCCCCATTTACGGCGACGGTAAAAACATCCGCGACTGGCTCTATGTGCTCGACCACTGCAAAGGCATCGACCTGGCCTACCACAAAGGCAGCGCGGGCGAAACCTACAACATCGGCGGCCGCAACGAGCGGGACAACCTCTACATCGCCGACAAGATATGTGAAATTCTCGACGAATTGCACCCCATAGAAAAAAACACCGAGTTTTCGCCCGAAAGCCGAAACCCGAAACCCGGAACCTACAAAGACCTCATAACTTTTGTGCCAGACCGCCCGGGCCATGACCGGCGATACGCCATCGACGCCACGAAGATCGAAACCGAACTCGGCTGGAGAGCCGACGAAAATTTCGAGAGCGGCATACTGAAAACCGTCCGATGGTATCTGGAGAAGTATCTATGATCAGCATTCCCTCAGAATACAGAAAGTTTTTTTACAAGGAGAATCTCTACTTTACGGCAAGTGCATCCACTGCTCTCTATCTGTTTCTCAAAGCCCGTGGAATTTTCCGGAAAAAAGTTATTGTTCCTTCCAATATCTGCTATACCGTTCCCTACACGATTCTTGGTTCCGGAAACACACCCCTCTTTTGCGATATTGACCCCGAAAGCGGAAATCCTTCCCGCAACGGAATCGAAAAGTTATTGGAAACAGATGAAAACATCGGGGCTCTCGTACTTCCGCATATGTTTGGGAATCCTGTCCGGGAAAGAACCGGAATCCGTCGCCTTTGCAGAGAACACGAAATTGCCTTCATCGATGACTGCGCAGGCGCTCTGGGCCTGGAAGACCTCGACGGCGGCATCGCCGAAAACGCCGATGCGGTGATATTCAGTTTCAACTACAACAAGCATATTGCGCTGGGGATGGGCGGTTTGCTGGCAACCGATGAAACAATCGATATATCCGCCCTCTCTTCATCCATCAAAAACGATGTATCGGTCTATCTTTACAAAAGCAGGATGATCGACAGGCTCTACAAACCTCTTCTCTATTCCGATGATTATGATTTGCTCGTCGGAAA
It encodes the following:
- the rfbA gene encoding glucose-1-phosphate thymidylyltransferase RfbA; its protein translation is MKGIILAGGSGTRLYPATQVISKQLLPVYDKPMIYYPLSVLMLAGIREVLIISTPEDLPRFEQLLGDGSHLGMKFEYAVQEHPNGLAEAFIIGEKFIGDDGVSLILGDNIFYGPGLTPLVEAAAHRKDGATIFGYQVKDPERYGVVEFDEKMNVISIEEKPAKPKSNFAVTGLYFYDNDVIDIAKNTQPSARGELEITSVNKEYLRRGKLRVELLRRGYAWLDTGTHESMAEAGTFIRTIEHRQGYKVACIEEIAHYKGWISDEELIALAEPYKQTEYGRYMIEMAKSR
- the rfbB gene encoding dTDP-glucose 4,6-dehydratase codes for the protein MKHLLVTGGAGFIGSNFVPYFLEKHPDYHLVNLDLLTYAGNPDNLKEVEGHPRYSFIRGNICNRELVEYIFDTFDIEGVIHFAAESHVDNSIADPGIFMETNINGTFTLLDVAYRHWMEAPFKYKEKYLKNSEHRALPRFHHISTDEVYGTLGETGLFTEETPYVPNSPYSASKAGSDMVVRSYHHTYGMNTVITNCSNNYGPKQHDEKLIPTIIRNAVRGNPIPIYGDGKNIRDWLYVLDHCKGIDLAYHKGSAGETYNIGGRNERDNLYIADKICEILDELHPIEKNTEFSPESRNPKPGTYKDLITFVPDRPGHDRRYAIDATKIETELGWRADENFESGILKTVRWYLEKYL
- a CDS encoding DegT/DnrJ/EryC1/StrS family aminotransferase; translation: MISIPSEYRKFFYKENLYFTASASTALYLFLKARGIFRKKVIVPSNICYTVPYTILGSGNTPLFCDIDPESGNPSRNGIEKLLETDENIGALVLPHMFGNPVRERTGIRRLCREHEIAFIDDCAGALGLEDLDGGIAENADAVIFSFNYNKHIALGMGGLLATDETIDISALSSSIKNDVSVYLYKSRMIDRLYKPLLYSDDYDLLVGKLHGFNDFFADSFIYRFTPDETYKREFNRCLGRISENREYRRSIVSQLDQKILFDENGPLQRYRFEEGANPWRYNLLVKYPDIRKKLIDALLKAELPVSIWYPPVDPIYGYDMQKESLLFSKKILNFDFINASKTEIDRFVDIVNSVAGEGT